Proteins from one Panicum virgatum strain AP13 chromosome 7K, P.virgatum_v5, whole genome shotgun sequence genomic window:
- the LOC120639992 gene encoding uncharacterized protein LOC120639992: MPREDSSSGKAIVSSGLGNSMAATTGRLPFSMLTRTNYAAWAIRMKYILRTNGAWGVVDPEKASGGVEQSKDELALAIISQSIDDETLLRVAEKETTTDEWAALRSMHVDVERVREARIQSLKSDFDNLKMSEAESVDEFAEKFMMIVGHIRELGDAMDEKYVVKKLLRAVSTKFINIASSMVLFNDINKMTMEEAIGSLKAHEELLKGREVQTEEQLLMARAQNSSQGRGRGRGGGEERKDKSKVKCYNCQDFGHYAWECPKKGKEEKALIAEGYASDEPTLL, encoded by the coding sequence ATGCCGCGCGAAGATTCGTCGTCAGGCAAAGCCATCGTGAGCAGTGGCTTGGGCAACTCGATGGCGGCAACGACGGGGAGGCTCCCATTCTCGATGCTAACAAGGACAAACTACGCGGCGTGGGCGATAAGGATGAAGTACATCTTGCGCACCAATGGCGCGTGGGGTGTTGTTGATCCTGAGAAGGCATCCGGGGGTGTTGAACAGAGCAAGGACGAGCTGGCCTTGGCGATCATCTCCCAGTCGATCGACGACGAGACTCTACTGCGAGTCGCAGAGAAGGAGACCACCACTGATGAGTGGGCGGCGCTGCGATCCATGCATGTGGATGTGGAGCGTGTCCGGGAGGCAAGGATTCAATCTTTGAAGTCAGATTTTGATAACCTTAAGATGAGTGAAGCAGAGTCTGTGGATGAGTTTGCGGAGAAGTTCATGATGATAGTTGGGCACATTCGCGAGCTCGGAGATGCGATGGATGAAAAGTATGTTGTGAAGAAGCTGCTGCGAGCAGTCTCCACCAAATTCATCAATATTGCTTCGTCAATGGTGTTGTTCAACGACATCAACAAGATGACCATGGAAGAGGCCATTGGGtcattgaaagcacatgaagAGCTACTCAAGGGACGGGAGGTCCAAACAGAAGAGCAACTTCTCATGGCAAGAGCACAGAACTCGTCACAAGGACGAGGGCGTGGCCGTGGAGGTGGCGAAGAGCGCAAAGACAAAAgcaaggtgaaatgctacaattgTCAAGATTTTGGACATTATGCTTGGGAATGTCCTaagaaaggaaaggaggagAAGGCTTTGATTGCTGAAGGCTATGCCAGCGACGAACCTACTCTTCTCTGA
- the LOC120639991 gene encoding uncharacterized mitochondrial protein AtMg00810-like: MVYLLLYVDDIVLTASSDALLHSIIGRLHTEFAMTDLGVLHHFLGISVTRSSDGLFLSQRQYALDLLQRAGMSECHSTTTPVDCKSKLSATDGPPVADPSEYRSIAGALHYLTLTWLDLAYAVQQVCLFMHDPQEPHLALVKRILRYVKGTLSSSLQIGIGPVDSLTAYFDADWASCPNSRRSTSGYCVYLRDTLVSWSSKRQTTVSRSSAEVEYRAVAHVVAECCWIRQLLQELHLPLSKATVVYCDNVSAVYMTTNPVHHRLTNHIEIYIHFVREKVALGQVRVLHVPSSHQFSDIMTKGLLVQLFTDFRSSLGVRQAPPATAGGY; encoded by the coding sequence ATGGTCTATCTTCTATTGTATGTGGACGACATCGTACTCACAGCTTCCTCAGATGCCCTGCTTCATTCTATTATTGGTCGACTTCATACTGAGTTTGCTATGACTGATCTTGGTGTTCTTCATCACTTCCTGGGGATTTCTGTCACTCGGTCTTCTGATGGTCTGTTTCTGTCACAGCGGCAGTATGCTCTGGATCTTTTGCAGCGTGCTGGTATGAGTGAATGTCATTCTACTACGACTCCAGTTGACTGCAAGTCCAAGCTGTCTGCGACTGATGGTCCTCCTGTTGCTGATCCTTCTGAGTATCGGAGTATTGCTGGCGCTCTTCATTACTTGACTctcacttggcttgatcttgcGTATGCTGTTCAACAAGTCTGTTTGTTTATGCATGACCCTCAGGAGCCACATCTTGCTCTTGTCAAGCGCATCCTGCGCTATGTCAAGGGGACCTTGTCTTCTAGCCTTCAGATTGGTATTGGTCCTGTGGATTCCCTCACTGCGTATTTTGATGCGGACTGGGCTAGTTGTCCTAACTCTCGGCGCTCCACTTCTGGCTACTGTGTTTATCTCAGGGACACTCTGGTTTCCTGGTCCTCCAAAAGGCAGACTACCGTGTCTCGTTCTAGTGCTGAGGTTGAGTACAGGGCTGTTGCTCATGTTGTGGCTGAATGCTGTTGGATCCGTCAGTTACTTCAGGAACTTCATCTTCCACTCTCCAAGGCTACGGTCGTCTATTGTGACAATGTCAGTGCAGTTTATATGACTACCAATCCAGTTCATCATCGACTGACCAACCATATTGAGATATATATTCATTTTGTTCGCGAGAAGGTTGCCTTGGGGCAAGTTCGTGTTCTTCATGTTCCTTCTTCACATCAGTTTTCTGATATAATGACAAAGGGCCTTCTTGTACAGTTGTTTACTGATTTTAGGTCCAGTCTTGGTGTTCGCCAAGCTCCCCCTGCTACTGCGGGTGGGTATTAG